DNA from Rubripirellula lacrimiformis:
GCCGACGTCGTGTTGTTAGAGAAAAATACGAAAACAGGCGTCAAAATTTTGATGTCGGGCGGCACCCGCTGCAACATCACTCACGACACCGACGCACGAGGAATCTGCCAGGCGTTCGGGCACGCCAAGCGATTTTTGCAGCCCAGTGTTGGTGCGTTCCCGCCCCCCGACGTGGTCGCGATGTTCAACCAGGCTGGCGTCGCCACTAAGGTCGAATCGACGGGGAAGGTCTTTCCGGAAAGCAATCGTGCGATTCAGGTCCGCGACGCACTGCACCAGATGGCGATCGACGCGGGAGTGAAGTTGCGATTGCAGGCGGCCGTCACCAATGTCACCCGATCGGCAACCGATGCCGACGGGCAAAACGAGTGGACCGTTCACACGGAAACCGATTCCATCGAAGCGGACCGAGTGATCGTTACGGCGGGCGGAAAAAGCTGGCCCGGTTGCGGTACCACCGGGGATGCCTATCAGTGGTTGTCGGCGCTGGGGCATTCGATCGTTTCTCCGCGACCGGCGTTGGTGCCCTTGGTCGGTGGCACGCCGTGGATGCATCAATTGTCCGGGATCACCCTAGACGACTGCATCGCCACCGTTCGGCCGGCCGGGGGAAAGCGAAAACAGGTCGCGATCGCCCGACGATCATCCTGGTTGTTCACTCACTTTGGATTCTCGGGACCTGCGGCGATGGACGTCAGCGGCGTGATGACCGCGGCCGGATCGATGAAGCAATCCAGTTTAGAATTGGATCTGTTGCCCGAGGTCGATGATGACACTTTGGAGTCGACGTTTTCGGACCGCCAATCCGATGGCGGACGGCGACGGGTGGCGGCCGTGTTGTCACAGTGGTTGCCCAACCGTTTGGCCGATGCCTTGGTCCTGCATGCCGGGGCCGATCGCAGCGTCGCCGAGCTGCCCGCTGCGACACGTCGCCAACTGATCGACAGTATCAAGCGATTGCCGTTGCCCGTGTCGGGGACTCGTGGCTTCGCGAAGGCGGAAGTGACGGCCGGCGGCGTTTCGCTGAAAGAAGTGAATCCCAAGACGATGGAAAGTCGGATCTGTCCGGGTCTGTTCATTGCCGGCGAAGTTTTAGATGTTGACGGTTGGATCGGCGGCTACAACTTTCAAGCCGCGTTCGCGACCGGAAGAGCAGCCGCGATCGCCGCCGCTGGGGATGGGTAGTCAGCCTGTTCCGCCACGAATCTTCAATCGCACCTTCATCCACCTGTTGTGCCAATGCCTGATCTGATTGCCCAAGGCCCGACCAGCGACCAGCGATGGCGACACGAACTGCCCAGCCCAACGGCCGGTGGCGAAACGGTGATCGGCCGATCCGGTGCCGATTGGGATGTTCCGTGGGATTCACAGATTTCTCGCAGCCATGTCCGCATCCGATCGCTTTCCGACGATCGGATCGAAGTGCAAGTGATCACCGGTGCGCAGAATCCGGTTTTCCATCAGGGACGACAGACGGATCGATTCACGTTGGTGGCGGGCGACCATTTTGTGATCGGTCAGACGACGTTCACGTTAGCCAATCGGCCGGGGACGTCCGGGGCACCAGTGGCCGTTTCGCCAACCGACGCCGGTGACGTCACCGAACACTCGTTCGATCACATGCTGTTGCGGCGACGACACTTTCGTGACGCGGCATCCCGAATTGAGATGCTAAGCCGCTTGCCGGATCTGATCACCGGCAGCCATGGCGACGACGAATTGCTGGTCCGGGTGACGGGCGTCCTGTTGCAGTCCACACCGTCGGCATCGGCGGTCGCCATCGTCGCGGCTCACCAGCCGGTGGGGGACGAGAGTCCCGAAATCGATATTTTGCACTACGACACGCGAACATTCGCGCGTGGTGAAACGCCGGTCAGTACGCGTTTGGTCCATTCAGCGATCTCGCGGCGAGAAAGCGTGCTGCACCTCTGGTCGTCGCACCAAAGCGGGGCGGTCGCGTTCACGGCTAGCGACGAAGTTGACTGGGCGTTCTGTGTTCCGCTGCGCAGCGAGGCCTGTCCCGGATGGGCGTTGTATGTCAGCGGTCAGTTGATCGCTGACGGTCCGGCCAATTTGAACGAATCGATGCGTGCGGCCCCAGATGACCTGGAAGACGATGTCAAGTTTGCCGAGTTGGTGGGGACCACGATCGCAAACCTAAGACAAAGTCGTCGCCTGCAACGTCGCCAAGCCGAACTAAGACACTTCTTTGCACCGGTGGTGATGGAAGCCATGGCTGGTCGCGATCCCGACGAAGTGCTGAAGCCTCGCGAAGCGGACCTTTCGGTCATGTTCTGTGACCTGCGCGGGTTCTCGCGGCGGAGCGAACAGGATTCGCATGACCTGTTGGAACTGTTGGCCCGTGTAAGTGATGCGTTGGGCGTGATGACGCGGCACATCCTGGACACCGACGGCGTGATCGGCGATTTCCATGGTGACGCCGCGATGGGATTCTGGGGCTGGCCACTGAAACAAGAGGACAGCGCCATTCGAGCGGCGACCGCGGCGGCTCAGATCCGCAGCGATTATCGACGTGATTCCGATTCCGGCGGATTCCGTTGTGGGATTGGGATCGCTAGCGGTCGTGCGGTGGCCGGTCGAATCGGTACCGTCGATCAAGTGAAGGTGACGGCGTTCGGACCGGTGGTCAATTTGTCGGCGCGATTGGAGGGCATCACGAAAGCCTTTGGCGCCGAAATCGTGATCGATTCGGCAACCGCCCAGGCGATCCGCCAAGCATCCCCGGTCGATCTTCGGACACGTCGCTTGGCACGCGTTCGGCCGGCCGGGTTCCAGACTCCCGTGGATATCTACGAACTGCTGGATCCCTACGACGATTCGCAGCCCTCGTTGAGCGAAGAACATATCCAGATCTATGAAGACAGTTTGGACCGTCTGAACGAAGGACTGTGGGACGAGGCCTACGAAATGCTGCATTCGTTGCCAGCCTGGGATCGACCCAAGGACGCATTGTTGGCAACGATTCTGAGGCACAATCGTATTCCGCCCGATGGATGGGAGGGTATCATCGACATGCCCAAGCTGTAGTGCGGATCGAAGCCCTTTCGTTCCCGCTCGGTTTCCTTCCTTTTCGCTTTGTTTTGACTGCTCCACCGATTCGTGTCGCGACCCTCACGTACTCCGCCGCCTGTTTCTTCATTGCCGGAACCGCTGCGCCCAGTGGATAACGAATCGGATCAACAACCCGACACTTCGCGGATCAGTGAACCGCCCGATCCCCAGTCTTTTTCCGGCACGCCTCGGCGTTTGGTCCGGCTGAAGCTGACTCCGGTCATTTGGGTCATGATCGCTGGCGTGGCGATGTTGGGCGTTCGGGAAAGGCTGCGAGATCGACCCTCGGCAACCGTGCTGAACTACATCGGGGATGGTCGCTGGGTTCCGATTCGCCATCGCGAACCGATCCAGCAGTTCGAATTGTTGGGTGTGCAGGTGCGGCTGCCCGACGGATGGGAACTGTTGTCCAGAACGTCCAACGACCGTGAACTGCGGCCCACGTTTGTCCACCAATCCAGCGGTTCGATCGTTCAACTGTTTCCGGCTGTCGGCCCGGATCCAATGGCCAGGGACCAAGCCTCGGATTCTGAATCACCACAGGGGCCGGACTCTGCCAAAGATTCGTCGCCGCCGGACCAGCCGAAGTCGCCTGTCTTGGCATCCGATTCAGCGGTCACCGTTGCGTCGTCGCCGAAGGTGCGTTGGACCGCGTTTAGCCAGCGGATGCATGTCGAGATCGCTGATACCGTCGGTGGCACGCTGCCGTTGACTTGGAATCAAGTGGATCCGCGCCGAATCGGGCGCTGGACCGACGGGCGGGTTCAGGTCGGGATGATCGCAATCTCGCCCCCTACCAAGTCGTCGATCAAGTCCGAAATCGACCAATTCTGTGACAGCATCACCAGCTTGCCCTGACGGTCGCGCCCGACCGGTGACCGTGTGGGGCGCATCGCATTGTCCCATTCCCGTCAGCGTTGAATCCGGGGCCCGTGAACGTTAAATCCGGGTTCAGCAGTGCATCCGGGATAAAAGGGCATCCGGCATCAAGCGGCATAAGCCTCCAAATTCGCGGTGTTCGCATGCGATGGTGATTTTCCGCTCTCTGCCCACTCTGCGAACCGGCGGATAAGACTAGAATGTCCGCTAGGTTGCCCAACGTGTGCAATCCGATTCTCTTGACTGATCCACGCATTCCTGGTTTTCAATGCATCGCGTCGGCCCACTTCTTGCACCTACATTCTTTGCGTTGGCAGCTACTTTCGTCGGGGCACCGAGCGTCTTGCAGGCTCAGTGGTCCGCGTCGGAACGTGACCAACTTGCGCAGCAAATGGACGATGCCGCCGCCAATGTCGATCCGGACAAGTTTCCGGGATTGGACGAGGCCAGTCAAAACGTGTCGGCCAGCATGGCCAAGGCCGAGGAATTTTTGGTCCGTCAAACCGATGCGGAAAACGCGGCCGCGTGGCTGCAGTACCTCGATTTTGGCCCGCTGCGTGACATCCTTGGTACCGAGGATTCCGCCGTTGCCGCCGCTCGCGAGGCAATCGACATGCGTTACCGTCTGGTGGGGACGACGCCCGGTTTGGAACTGACCGTGCTAAGGAATCTTAGATCCGACCTTGAGCAATTGATCGAAGCGGTGCGGCTGCGTGATCCGGATCGCGCGAAGGACCTGGTCGCCAAGCAGATGACAGCGATCGCTGAAAAGATTCGCGAAATGGACGACAGCCCGTCGGCCGATGATGTATCGACTTTGGGGGCCGTGATCGGCCTGCTGAAGTCGTCGGGGCAAGCGGATGATGTGGTCCAGTCGGTTCGCAACCGATTCGGCCGACCCAACATGGCGGTGCTGGTGGGCGAATCGACCGTCCAGTCGTTGGTCAACCGAGCCGTCGATCAAACTCGACCAGTCCGCGATTGCATCCTTGGCACCCGCATCGTCGGGAACGCCTCGTTGAACGGTTTTGTAACCGCAGACCTGGTCCCAGCACTGGGGGAATTCCAGATTCAAGTTGCGTTGACCGGGTGCGTGTCCAGCATCAACACCGGCTACAACGGTCCGGTTGTGCTGCGAACCTCGGGTGTCGGAAGCGTTTATGTCAGTCGTGTGTTGCACATCCGCGAATCGGGTGTGGCTGCCGATCCGGCGATGGTGCAGGCATCACTTCGCACCAACATCGATGCAATCGAGCACCGGATGCGTCTGGTACGCCGAATCGCTCGCAAAAAGGCCGCCGAACAGAA
Protein-coding regions in this window:
- a CDS encoding BaiN/RdsA family NAD(P)/FAD-dependent oxidoreductase, encoding MRIVVIGAGAAGLIAAAEACRRGADVVLLEKNTKTGVKILMSGGTRCNITHDTDARGICQAFGHAKRFLQPSVGAFPPPDVVAMFNQAGVATKVESTGKVFPESNRAIQVRDALHQMAIDAGVKLRLQAAVTNVTRSATDADGQNEWTVHTETDSIEADRVIVTAGGKSWPGCGTTGDAYQWLSALGHSIVSPRPALVPLVGGTPWMHQLSGITLDDCIATVRPAGGKRKQVAIARRSSWLFTHFGFSGPAAMDVSGVMTAAGSMKQSSLELDLLPEVDDDTLESTFSDRQSDGGRRRVAAVLSQWLPNRLADALVLHAGADRSVAELPAATRRQLIDSIKRLPLPVSGTRGFAKAEVTAGGVSLKEVNPKTMESRICPGLFIAGEVLDVDGWIGGYNFQAAFATGRAAAIAAAGDG
- a CDS encoding adenylate/guanylate cyclase domain-containing protein, with product MPDLIAQGPTSDQRWRHELPSPTAGGETVIGRSGADWDVPWDSQISRSHVRIRSLSDDRIEVQVITGAQNPVFHQGRQTDRFTLVAGDHFVIGQTTFTLANRPGTSGAPVAVSPTDAGDVTEHSFDHMLLRRRHFRDAASRIEMLSRLPDLITGSHGDDELLVRVTGVLLQSTPSASAVAIVAAHQPVGDESPEIDILHYDTRTFARGETPVSTRLVHSAISRRESVLHLWSSHQSGAVAFTASDEVDWAFCVPLRSEACPGWALYVSGQLIADGPANLNESMRAAPDDLEDDVKFAELVGTTIANLRQSRRLQRRQAELRHFFAPVVMEAMAGRDPDEVLKPREADLSVMFCDLRGFSRRSEQDSHDLLELLARVSDALGVMTRHILDTDGVIGDFHGDAAMGFWGWPLKQEDSAIRAATAAAQIRSDYRRDSDSGGFRCGIGIASGRAVAGRIGTVDQVKVTAFGPVVNLSARLEGITKAFGAEIVIDSATAQAIRQASPVDLRTRRLARVRPAGFQTPVDIYELLDPYDDSQPSLSEEHIQIYEDSLDRLNEGLWDEAYEMLHSLPAWDRPKDALLATILRHNRIPPDGWEGIIDMPKL